The stretch of DNA AACACAACCTCGACCATAATGCTGATtgccctcaagacacttccattgactgccccaagcccccccccccccccccccccggtaaaAGCAGAGAAAAAATACTCACAAAAACCTTGCTCATCTCCTGTtactccacacagagttgacttcTTTGAACCCTGAGAGACCCCATTCTTTCTCTGTTTCCCCTTTTCCCCttaatgtacttataaaatctcttgggattaactttaatattatctgccagagttaTCTTCTGCCtcatttttgccctcctgatttcccttTTTCGTGTATTCCTCAGtccctgaaactcctccagggatacactggAGGGATCTGCATCTAGTCTGCATTCACTCCACagaaccaatgttttataaatttGACCCAAGTACAATTTATCTGTCTCAGATAGATAAATAGTGAAGAAGACttttgacatgttggccttcatcaactggggaagtgagtacagaaaTGCAGTATATTTGTGCagtcgttggtgaggctgcacactGAGTATGTTGTTCAGTTTCAGTCACCCTCCTGCTATGAAAGATGTCAATAagctgaaaagggtacagagaagatttatgagaatgatggTCTGGCCCGAGAGTCTGACTAGAGCGAGAGGCTGGGaaaactaggactttattccttggactgcaggaggctgaggaatgatcttatattGTATAAagccttgagaggaatagatggggtaaatgcagttttttccccagggttCCTTTGTCTGGTGGTGCGTATTTTCAAGCTTGTGTAGTTTCTGctcgacaggagcagggagaagcagGAATGACCAGAGTGGGCAAGGTCCTTGATTACCTTGGCTGCCTTCTTTGGATGCTCaatgatggagtcaatggtggggagtctggtccgtGTGATGGTTCCTTGTTCCTGGATCCTGAAGACAATAACCCACTCCTTAAtcttgctggcattgagggagaggtcATTGGCCTGACACTGCTATTAAGCTCTTGGTCTCCTCTGCGTGTAGATCTCCATCTCATTATTGTTCATGATcctgcccaccacagtggtgtccacCGCAGACCTGtcatcttatctcttccctgttctcccgCGGCAGGCAGTCAAACTTCTGCGTCCaggtgatcgaggctcttgaAGTTAACATCGCCGGCAGGGGATAGTAAGTCCAACGGCTGATTAAgtcgtgccgggtgatgtaaggccctgcgccgggccgattcaaacccccttgtgaggaaagagttaacaggcatggttgatttagactagggatagaaaaataacttagaaagaaataaggcagaaaccagactgctagtagattagaaagtaacgatataagaacagagagaaattctagataaaaagtagcagtagaaagacttcagcaggatatagtaaagaaattagaacgaaggggaaagggacacgaagtcacgctcaactacgcatgcttgatgagatcacatgaatatgtacacacacccactatgacaagatgcctaatttaaatgcacatgcgatgcatgataggggaggtgtctttgacgttaggtgggcgttcccagacgttctcgtgggaaacagggctttatgttatgattggaagaagctcaatggggagggatgagaatgtgataataatgaaatgaaatgtataaagataaaaagcatctccatcttcggtgtgcctctaggggacatcagaggagaggcacctattctgcagaatatgaaattaataaaaacacttctttgtctgaatttgtctcaagagcatttgtgatttttgaatctcacaacttgggggctcgttccgagatccaatactctagacagctgacgggagtagacggacgaagggacggtgcaccctgctgagttcagcggtctcagactcctgacacagagatacagacagagagagagagccagacagctttactcagagagtggtagctgtgtggaatgagcttccagtgaaggtggtggaggcaggttcgatatatggttatatggtatacccttagaaagtatttgctgatgtggacaatttgttggtttgttccacaagtgaagagagagaaatacttcagaatataagacagcagatgatgaccttgggaaaggcaggatatagttcagactagattggaaattttgaaattgtatggtgaaatggaaaaagtacatgtcaaagaagttaaattaaaatgcagaccaagcagctgaaacagcatctggaaagagatgtccagggtaagtctgaatcgatttaggtatgagcactgtagtgtcgtttatgctgaataaggtaattaagaggtttggtaaacccacagaaatcagctttgacaacggattgttttcatttgatgaaaagaataaatggaacattgaaggttaaaataaataagatttgtgtaatgctctgccattggcactgaagaaatgttgcatgcaaactaaccagcaggtgacacaatggagaagttcctgcaagggaccgagtttggaacagttacagatagaatttaaaaagtatatgaaacagttaataatgatatacaagtctatttatgaacaggtaaagtaaaagctgtcggagatggaccaggaggaaggaccctttaaacctgaagacaaggtgtatgtatttATTCGGCCAAATTTTAGAGCATGTATTGGAGGATttcccaggtcacggggaaacgcAACTATTACAGTATGTGGATGACCTCCTTTTGTCAGGAGCAAGAGAAATGGAAGTGAGGGATGCCACAATAAGCCTGTTAAACTTCTTGGGAAGGAAGGGGTTAAGAGTGTCCCGTAACAAGCTTCAATTTGTGAAACAAGAGGTAAAATATCTGGGACATTTGATAAGTGGAGGAAAGAGACGAATAAACCCCGAAAGGATAGCTGGGATCACGAGAGTACCACTACCAAAGAATAAGAAAGAGATCCGAAAATTCCTGGGATTGATAGGATACTGTCGACTGTGGATAGATGATTACTCCAGACAAGTAAAATTCCTGTATGATAAAttgggagaagaaaaagacaaagttCAGTGGACTCCAGAACAGGAGGTGAAATTTGGGAAATTAAAGAACAGTTTGATTACTGCTCCCGTGTTGGCTCTGCCCTCAGTAGAACAACCTTTCCACCTGTTTGTAAATTCAGACAAGGGGGTGGCACTAGGGGTACTCACCCAGAAAAGAGGGGGAAATCGACAGCCAGTGGCCTTCCTCTCAAAAATATTAGATCCAGTCTGAAGGGGATGGCCGGGATGCATACAAGCGGTAGCAGCTACCGCAATATTGGTGGAAGAGAGTAGGAAATTAACCTTTGGAGGCACTCTGGTTGTTTCTACACCACACACAGTAAGAACCATACTCACTCAGAAATCCAACAGATGGTTAACAGACTCCAGACTTTTAAAGTATGAGGCCATCCTGATGGAAAAAGACGATTTGATGATAATTACGGATAAGAACCTTAACCCGTCCCAATTCCTGtatccagcagagaaacagggtGACAAGGAAGAGGGCCCAGTACACTGCTGTAGTGAAATAATAGATTTACAGACAAAAAGTAGAGAAGACTTAGAAGAGCAACCTCTGGCTGAGGGCAGCCGGTGGTTCATAGATGGATCCTCCAGGTGCATAGATGGAAAAAGACATAGTGGGTACGGTATAGTGAACGGGGAAACTATGGAGGAAATTGAAAGTGGCAGGCTGCCTGGTAGTTGGTCAGCTCAATCTTGTGAATTATATGCATTAATGAGAGCTTTGGAATtattggaggggaaggaaggaacagTATATACCGATTCAAAATACACTTTTGAAGTAGTACACACCTTTGGGAAGATCTGGAAAGAGCGAGGAATGATAACAACTCGAGGTAAAGAACTAGCACATGAGCAATTGATAGGACAGACACTGGAAGCATTGCAAAAACCAGAACAAATAGCCATAGCACATGTGGCAGGGCATCAGAAGGGTAACACCCTGGAGGCCAGAGGAAATagggcagtggatgaggttgcaaAAAGAGCAGCCACAGAACAGATGGTAGAAATGAAGTCACTACTACCGTTAAGGGAACCAGAGGAAAAGATACCTATCTTTAGTGAGAAAGAACAGGAAAACATGAAAGAAATGGGGGCTCAGCGTACTTCAAATGGGAAATGATGGACACCAAATGGAAAGCAGCTATTGAACAAAGAAATAATGAGGGAGTTATTAGGGAGATTACATGGACAAAGCCATTGGGGAACACAAGCCCTCTGTGACACCCTCCTCAGAACCTACGCTTGCTGTGGGATGTTTACCATGGCCAAACAGGTCATAAGGGGCTGTGTAATATGTCAGCGAATTAAtaagaaaatcatgagagcagtCCCAGGAGGAGGACAACCATTAGCAGTTAGGCCCTTCCAAAGAATACAGATAGATTTTACCGAGCTGCCCCGGGTACGAACATGGAAGTACCTGTTAGTGGTAGTGGACCATTTCACCAGATGGGTAGAGGCATTCCCCACGGCAACTGCCACCGCACAGGCGGTAGCCAAGATATTATTAGAACAAATTATACCCAGATATGGGATTGTGGAAACAATAGACTCAGATAGAGGGACCCATTTTGCCTCAAAAACACATGAAATGATATGTGAAGCACTGGGAATAGAATGGAAATTGCATACACCATGGCATCCCCAGAGCTCAGGAAAGGTGGAAAGAATGAATGGCACTTTAAAGACCCAAATTACCAAGTTGATAGAAGAAACGAGACTCCCCTGGACTAAGTGCCTCCCGATAGCCCTGTTGAGAATCCGAACGGCACCTCGAAAAGACATAGGGATATCACCATATGAAATGTTATTCGGGCTCCCATACTTAGGGAAGATAGAAGGAGTCCCAACAATACAAGGGAACGATGTGTTCCTGAGGAACTATTTACTGGCAGTGCCCCAATCTCTTGCAGAACTAAAAATTAAAGGATTGCTGGCCCAGAGCCCACCACTGGACTTTCCAATTCACTCAGTCAAGGCTGGAGACTGGGTATTAATAAAAACGTGGAAAGAAGAAA from Leucoraja erinacea ecotype New England chromosome 5, Leri_hhj_1, whole genome shotgun sequence encodes:
- the LOC129697553 gene encoding uncharacterized protein K02A2.6-like; the encoded protein is MRELLGRLHGQSHWGTQALCDTLLRTYACCGMFTMAKQVIRGCVICQRINKKIMRAVPGGGQPLAVRPFQRIQIDFTELPRVRTWKYLLVVVDHFTRWVEAFPTATATAQAVAKILLEQIIPRYGIVETIDSDRGTHFASKTHEMICEALGIEWKLHTPWHPQSSGKVERMNGTLKTQITKLIEETRLPWTKCLPIALLRIRTAPRKDIGISPYEMLFGLPYLGKIEGVPTIQGNDVFLRNYLLAVPQSLAELKIKGLLAQSPPLDFPIHSVKAGDWVLIKTWKEEMLQPKWTGPYLVLLITETAVRTKEKGWTHASRVKGPVEAPPDDISPWTVRKGEEPLTLIFTKNPQEK